One Vespula pensylvanica isolate Volc-1 chromosome 3, ASM1446617v1, whole genome shotgun sequence DNA window includes the following coding sequences:
- the LOC122627907 gene encoding protein neuralized isoform X3, whose translation MMALSCHRPRRPLTVNRATRVAQLRLLSKAFAPRSSSAGTNNLPPLTFHQVHGDNIRLCNGGTIARRHESFCKGVTFSARPVRVGEKVCVKFLEISDNWSGVIRFGFTSNDPINLRSGLPRYACPDLTNKPGYWAKALAERFAEPDTVLFYYVTSAGDVHFGVNGEEKGLFFTGVETRSPLWAIIDVYGNSTAIEFVDPNRQHFNNIRRGAEHSNEDNAQHSRHSAMDDASNAGRDVERIIVPSMQSMLIHHEPDVELPGLRFQPAGVIFTPLPFHHTRGRNIRFSNQQCVATRTDTEFCHGYAFTGRPLLLGERLVVQILATEPMYVGALALGLTSCDPARLTAEDLPDDSDLLLDRPEYWVVSKDVASSPQPGDEIAFTVTHYGEVQMSKNGGPPNVVMHVDQSLQLWAFVDVYGSTQRVRMLASRPTSPPRQRQSNPSPATIIQQQQQQQQQHSNHSNAATELSRFSEMVQFKPTVGGGTVLVVNLPPQGGYPAPPPPTPQPIYASAAHRNSAATVSHLPTSSAAPVPHPGSSRQSSPPLTGTMTSTGSSTYVDPVTYQSLDGTLTSQASSHLQQWSEGLQPTPGQPSECSICYERSIDSVLYMCGHMCMCYPCAIQQWRGKGGGHCPLCRAPIKDVIRIYRS comes from the exons CACCCAGATCGTCGAGTGCAGGTACCAACAATTTACCACCTCTGACCTTCCATCAGGTGCACGGTGACAATATTCGACTTTGTAATGGCGGGACCATCGCCAGGAGGCACGAGAGCTTCTGCAAGGGAGTCACATTTAGTGCAAGACCGGTCCGAGTCGGTGAGAAG GTATGCGTGAAGTTCTTGGAAATCTCGGATAATTGGAGTGGTGTTATACGTTTCGGCTTTACCAGCAACGATCCTATCAATTTAAGAAGCGGTCTTCCAAGGTACGCTTGCCCCGACCTAACGAACAAGCCTGGCTACTGGGCCAAGGCACTAGCCGAGAGGTTCGCCGAACCGGACActgttctcttttattacgTCACATCCGCCGGAGACGTTCACTTCGGCGTTAATGGGGAAGAAAAGGGTCTCTTCTTTACCGGCGTCGAAACTCGTAGCCCATTGTGGGCGATCATCGACGTCTACGGCAACAGCACTGCCATCGAGTTCGTCGATCCCAATAGacaacattttaataatatcagaCGAGGTGCAGAGCATAGTAACGAAGACAATGCGCAGCACAGCAGGCACTCGGCGATGGACGATGCCAGCAACGCTGGCAGAGACGTCGAGAGAATCATCGTTCCATCCATGCAGAGCATGTTGATCCATCATGAGCCTGACGTCGAGCTACCTGGACTCAGGTTTCAACCAGCCGGTGTCATCTTTACTCCATTGCCCTTCCATCA TACCCGCGGCAGGAACATCCGCTTCAGTAATCAACAGTGCGTGGCAACGCGCACCGACACGGAATTCTGTCACGGCTACGCCTTCACCGGACGGCCGTTGCTACTAGGTGAGCGACTGGTCGTGCAGATCCTAGCGACGGAACCGATGTACGTCGGAGCACTCGCTTTGGGTCTGACCTCTTGCGATCCAGCTCGCTTGACAGCCGAAGACTTACCAGACGATAGTGATCTCTTGTTGGATCGTCCAGAATACTGGGTCGTGTCGAAGGACGTAGCTTCGAGTCCGCAGCCTGGCGATGAAATTGCCTTCACTGTCACTCACTATGGCGAGGTTCAAATGAGCAAGAACGGGGGACCACCCAATGTGGTCATGCATGTAGATCAGAGTCTCCAACTCTGGGCGTTCGTGGACGTCTACGGTAGTACGCAACGCGTGAGAATGCTCGCGAGCAGGCCCACTTCTCCGCCGAGGCAACGTCAGAGCAATCCTTCCCCAGCGACTATCAttcaacagcaacaacaacagcaacaacaacattCGAACCATAGCAACGCAGCTACCGAACTCTCGAGATTCTCCGAAATGGTCCAGTTCAAGCCAACCGTCGGTGGTGGCACGGTACTCGTCGTGAATCTCCCACCCCAAGGTGGTTACCCAGCACCACCACCGCCTACACCACAACCGATTTATGCGTCCGCCGCTCACAGAAACTCAGCTGCAACGGTATCTCATCTACCGACGTCTTCAGCAGCACCTGTACCTCATCCTGGATCCTCCAGACAATCCTCACCACCGCTCACCGGCACGATGACCAGTACAGGTTCCTCGACCTACGTCGATCCGGTGACTTATCAAAGTCTTGACGGTACTCTCACGTCGCAAGCATCCTCTCATCTTCAACAATGGAGCGAAGGTCTTCAGCCAACGCCAGGTCAACCAAGCGAGTGTTCCATTTGCTACGAGAGGAGTATCGACAGTGTCCTATACATGTGTGGTCACATGTGCATGTGTTATCCTTGCGCCATTCAACAGTGGCGCGGCAAGGGTGGCGGTCATTGCCCTCTCTGTCGTGCACCCATCAAGGATGTTATTCGTATTTATAGGTCCTGA
- the LOC122627907 gene encoding protein neuralized isoform X4, which translates to MGQSSSNTGHSAPRSSSAGTNNLPPLTFHQVHGDNIRLCNGGTIARRHESFCKGVTFSARPVRVGEKVCVKFLEISDNWSGVIRFGFTSNDPINLRSGLPRYACPDLTNKPGYWAKALAERFAEPDTVLFYYVTSAGDVHFGVNGEEKGLFFTGVETRSPLWAIIDVYGNSTAIEFVDPNRQHFNNIRRGAEHSNEDNAQHSRHSAMDDASNAGRDVERIIVPSMQSMLIHHEPDVELPGLRFQPAGVIFTPLPFHHTRGRNIRFSNQQCVATRTDTEFCHGYAFTGRPLLLGERLVVQILATEPMYVGALALGLTSCDPARLTAEDLPDDSDLLLDRPEYWVVSKDVASSPQPGDEIAFTVTHYGEVQMSKNGGPPNVVMHVDQSLQLWAFVDVYGSTQRVRMLASRPTSPPRQRQSNPSPATIIQQQQQQQQQHSNHSNAATELSRFSEMVQFKPTVGGGTVLVVNLPPQGGYPAPPPPTPQPIYASAAHRNSAATVSHLPTSSAAPVPHPGSSRQSSPPLTGTMTSTGSSTYVDPVTYQSLDGTLTSQASSHLQQWSEGLQPTPGQPSECSICYERSIDSVLYMCGHMCMCYPCAIQQWRGKGGGHCPLCRAPIKDVIRIYRS; encoded by the exons CACCCAGATCGTCGAGTGCAGGTACCAACAATTTACCACCTCTGACCTTCCATCAGGTGCACGGTGACAATATTCGACTTTGTAATGGCGGGACCATCGCCAGGAGGCACGAGAGCTTCTGCAAGGGAGTCACATTTAGTGCAAGACCGGTCCGAGTCGGTGAGAAG GTATGCGTGAAGTTCTTGGAAATCTCGGATAATTGGAGTGGTGTTATACGTTTCGGCTTTACCAGCAACGATCCTATCAATTTAAGAAGCGGTCTTCCAAGGTACGCTTGCCCCGACCTAACGAACAAGCCTGGCTACTGGGCCAAGGCACTAGCCGAGAGGTTCGCCGAACCGGACActgttctcttttattacgTCACATCCGCCGGAGACGTTCACTTCGGCGTTAATGGGGAAGAAAAGGGTCTCTTCTTTACCGGCGTCGAAACTCGTAGCCCATTGTGGGCGATCATCGACGTCTACGGCAACAGCACTGCCATCGAGTTCGTCGATCCCAATAGacaacattttaataatatcagaCGAGGTGCAGAGCATAGTAACGAAGACAATGCGCAGCACAGCAGGCACTCGGCGATGGACGATGCCAGCAACGCTGGCAGAGACGTCGAGAGAATCATCGTTCCATCCATGCAGAGCATGTTGATCCATCATGAGCCTGACGTCGAGCTACCTGGACTCAGGTTTCAACCAGCCGGTGTCATCTTTACTCCATTGCCCTTCCATCA TACCCGCGGCAGGAACATCCGCTTCAGTAATCAACAGTGCGTGGCAACGCGCACCGACACGGAATTCTGTCACGGCTACGCCTTCACCGGACGGCCGTTGCTACTAGGTGAGCGACTGGTCGTGCAGATCCTAGCGACGGAACCGATGTACGTCGGAGCACTCGCTTTGGGTCTGACCTCTTGCGATCCAGCTCGCTTGACAGCCGAAGACTTACCAGACGATAGTGATCTCTTGTTGGATCGTCCAGAATACTGGGTCGTGTCGAAGGACGTAGCTTCGAGTCCGCAGCCTGGCGATGAAATTGCCTTCACTGTCACTCACTATGGCGAGGTTCAAATGAGCAAGAACGGGGGACCACCCAATGTGGTCATGCATGTAGATCAGAGTCTCCAACTCTGGGCGTTCGTGGACGTCTACGGTAGTACGCAACGCGTGAGAATGCTCGCGAGCAGGCCCACTTCTCCGCCGAGGCAACGTCAGAGCAATCCTTCCCCAGCGACTATCAttcaacagcaacaacaacagcaacaacaacattCGAACCATAGCAACGCAGCTACCGAACTCTCGAGATTCTCCGAAATGGTCCAGTTCAAGCCAACCGTCGGTGGTGGCACGGTACTCGTCGTGAATCTCCCACCCCAAGGTGGTTACCCAGCACCACCACCGCCTACACCACAACCGATTTATGCGTCCGCCGCTCACAGAAACTCAGCTGCAACGGTATCTCATCTACCGACGTCTTCAGCAGCACCTGTACCTCATCCTGGATCCTCCAGACAATCCTCACCACCGCTCACCGGCACGATGACCAGTACAGGTTCCTCGACCTACGTCGATCCGGTGACTTATCAAAGTCTTGACGGTACTCTCACGTCGCAAGCATCCTCTCATCTTCAACAATGGAGCGAAGGTCTTCAGCCAACGCCAGGTCAACCAAGCGAGTGTTCCATTTGCTACGAGAGGAGTATCGACAGTGTCCTATACATGTGTGGTCACATGTGCATGTGTTATCCTTGCGCCATTCAACAGTGGCGCGGCAAGGGTGGCGGTCATTGCCCTCTCTGTCGTGCACCCATCAAGGATGTTATTCGTATTTATAGGTCCTGA
- the LOC122627907 gene encoding protein neuralized isoform X2 produces the protein MLGYESIVGFAPSISSERLNVLDHRVKVMKYRRGSVLRGALREAPRSSSAGTNNLPPLTFHQVHGDNIRLCNGGTIARRHESFCKGVTFSARPVRVGEKVCVKFLEISDNWSGVIRFGFTSNDPINLRSGLPRYACPDLTNKPGYWAKALAERFAEPDTVLFYYVTSAGDVHFGVNGEEKGLFFTGVETRSPLWAIIDVYGNSTAIEFVDPNRQHFNNIRRGAEHSNEDNAQHSRHSAMDDASNAGRDVERIIVPSMQSMLIHHEPDVELPGLRFQPAGVIFTPLPFHHTRGRNIRFSNQQCVATRTDTEFCHGYAFTGRPLLLGERLVVQILATEPMYVGALALGLTSCDPARLTAEDLPDDSDLLLDRPEYWVVSKDVASSPQPGDEIAFTVTHYGEVQMSKNGGPPNVVMHVDQSLQLWAFVDVYGSTQRVRMLASRPTSPPRQRQSNPSPATIIQQQQQQQQQHSNHSNAATELSRFSEMVQFKPTVGGGTVLVVNLPPQGGYPAPPPPTPQPIYASAAHRNSAATVSHLPTSSAAPVPHPGSSRQSSPPLTGTMTSTGSSTYVDPVTYQSLDGTLTSQASSHLQQWSEGLQPTPGQPSECSICYERSIDSVLYMCGHMCMCYPCAIQQWRGKGGGHCPLCRAPIKDVIRIYRS, from the exons ATGCTTGGGTATGAATCGATCGTTGGATTCGCACCGAGTATATCCTCGGAACGTCTCAACGTTCTAGATCATCGAGTCAAAGTTATGAAATACCGAAGGGGCAGTGTACTACGGGGTGCTTTGAGAGAAG CACCCAGATCGTCGAGTGCAGGTACCAACAATTTACCACCTCTGACCTTCCATCAGGTGCACGGTGACAATATTCGACTTTGTAATGGCGGGACCATCGCCAGGAGGCACGAGAGCTTCTGCAAGGGAGTCACATTTAGTGCAAGACCGGTCCGAGTCGGTGAGAAG GTATGCGTGAAGTTCTTGGAAATCTCGGATAATTGGAGTGGTGTTATACGTTTCGGCTTTACCAGCAACGATCCTATCAATTTAAGAAGCGGTCTTCCAAGGTACGCTTGCCCCGACCTAACGAACAAGCCTGGCTACTGGGCCAAGGCACTAGCCGAGAGGTTCGCCGAACCGGACActgttctcttttattacgTCACATCCGCCGGAGACGTTCACTTCGGCGTTAATGGGGAAGAAAAGGGTCTCTTCTTTACCGGCGTCGAAACTCGTAGCCCATTGTGGGCGATCATCGACGTCTACGGCAACAGCACTGCCATCGAGTTCGTCGATCCCAATAGacaacattttaataatatcagaCGAGGTGCAGAGCATAGTAACGAAGACAATGCGCAGCACAGCAGGCACTCGGCGATGGACGATGCCAGCAACGCTGGCAGAGACGTCGAGAGAATCATCGTTCCATCCATGCAGAGCATGTTGATCCATCATGAGCCTGACGTCGAGCTACCTGGACTCAGGTTTCAACCAGCCGGTGTCATCTTTACTCCATTGCCCTTCCATCA TACCCGCGGCAGGAACATCCGCTTCAGTAATCAACAGTGCGTGGCAACGCGCACCGACACGGAATTCTGTCACGGCTACGCCTTCACCGGACGGCCGTTGCTACTAGGTGAGCGACTGGTCGTGCAGATCCTAGCGACGGAACCGATGTACGTCGGAGCACTCGCTTTGGGTCTGACCTCTTGCGATCCAGCTCGCTTGACAGCCGAAGACTTACCAGACGATAGTGATCTCTTGTTGGATCGTCCAGAATACTGGGTCGTGTCGAAGGACGTAGCTTCGAGTCCGCAGCCTGGCGATGAAATTGCCTTCACTGTCACTCACTATGGCGAGGTTCAAATGAGCAAGAACGGGGGACCACCCAATGTGGTCATGCATGTAGATCAGAGTCTCCAACTCTGGGCGTTCGTGGACGTCTACGGTAGTACGCAACGCGTGAGAATGCTCGCGAGCAGGCCCACTTCTCCGCCGAGGCAACGTCAGAGCAATCCTTCCCCAGCGACTATCAttcaacagcaacaacaacagcaacaacaacattCGAACCATAGCAACGCAGCTACCGAACTCTCGAGATTCTCCGAAATGGTCCAGTTCAAGCCAACCGTCGGTGGTGGCACGGTACTCGTCGTGAATCTCCCACCCCAAGGTGGTTACCCAGCACCACCACCGCCTACACCACAACCGATTTATGCGTCCGCCGCTCACAGAAACTCAGCTGCAACGGTATCTCATCTACCGACGTCTTCAGCAGCACCTGTACCTCATCCTGGATCCTCCAGACAATCCTCACCACCGCTCACCGGCACGATGACCAGTACAGGTTCCTCGACCTACGTCGATCCGGTGACTTATCAAAGTCTTGACGGTACTCTCACGTCGCAAGCATCCTCTCATCTTCAACAATGGAGCGAAGGTCTTCAGCCAACGCCAGGTCAACCAAGCGAGTGTTCCATTTGCTACGAGAGGAGTATCGACAGTGTCCTATACATGTGTGGTCACATGTGCATGTGTTATCCTTGCGCCATTCAACAGTGGCGCGGCAAGGGTGGCGGTCATTGCCCTCTCTGTCGTGCACCCATCAAGGATGTTATTCGTATTTATAGGTCCTGA
- the LOC122627907 gene encoding protein neuralized isoform X5 gives MEKIHIYKPPRSSSAGTNNLPPLTFHQVHGDNIRLCNGGTIARRHESFCKGVTFSARPVRVGEKVCVKFLEISDNWSGVIRFGFTSNDPINLRSGLPRYACPDLTNKPGYWAKALAERFAEPDTVLFYYVTSAGDVHFGVNGEEKGLFFTGVETRSPLWAIIDVYGNSTAIEFVDPNRQHFNNIRRGAEHSNEDNAQHSRHSAMDDASNAGRDVERIIVPSMQSMLIHHEPDVELPGLRFQPAGVIFTPLPFHHTRGRNIRFSNQQCVATRTDTEFCHGYAFTGRPLLLGERLVVQILATEPMYVGALALGLTSCDPARLTAEDLPDDSDLLLDRPEYWVVSKDVASSPQPGDEIAFTVTHYGEVQMSKNGGPPNVVMHVDQSLQLWAFVDVYGSTQRVRMLASRPTSPPRQRQSNPSPATIIQQQQQQQQQHSNHSNAATELSRFSEMVQFKPTVGGGTVLVVNLPPQGGYPAPPPPTPQPIYASAAHRNSAATVSHLPTSSAAPVPHPGSSRQSSPPLTGTMTSTGSSTYVDPVTYQSLDGTLTSQASSHLQQWSEGLQPTPGQPSECSICYERSIDSVLYMCGHMCMCYPCAIQQWRGKGGGHCPLCRAPIKDVIRIYRS, from the exons CACCCAGATCGTCGAGTGCAGGTACCAACAATTTACCACCTCTGACCTTCCATCAGGTGCACGGTGACAATATTCGACTTTGTAATGGCGGGACCATCGCCAGGAGGCACGAGAGCTTCTGCAAGGGAGTCACATTTAGTGCAAGACCGGTCCGAGTCGGTGAGAAG GTATGCGTGAAGTTCTTGGAAATCTCGGATAATTGGAGTGGTGTTATACGTTTCGGCTTTACCAGCAACGATCCTATCAATTTAAGAAGCGGTCTTCCAAGGTACGCTTGCCCCGACCTAACGAACAAGCCTGGCTACTGGGCCAAGGCACTAGCCGAGAGGTTCGCCGAACCGGACActgttctcttttattacgTCACATCCGCCGGAGACGTTCACTTCGGCGTTAATGGGGAAGAAAAGGGTCTCTTCTTTACCGGCGTCGAAACTCGTAGCCCATTGTGGGCGATCATCGACGTCTACGGCAACAGCACTGCCATCGAGTTCGTCGATCCCAATAGacaacattttaataatatcagaCGAGGTGCAGAGCATAGTAACGAAGACAATGCGCAGCACAGCAGGCACTCGGCGATGGACGATGCCAGCAACGCTGGCAGAGACGTCGAGAGAATCATCGTTCCATCCATGCAGAGCATGTTGATCCATCATGAGCCTGACGTCGAGCTACCTGGACTCAGGTTTCAACCAGCCGGTGTCATCTTTACTCCATTGCCCTTCCATCA TACCCGCGGCAGGAACATCCGCTTCAGTAATCAACAGTGCGTGGCAACGCGCACCGACACGGAATTCTGTCACGGCTACGCCTTCACCGGACGGCCGTTGCTACTAGGTGAGCGACTGGTCGTGCAGATCCTAGCGACGGAACCGATGTACGTCGGAGCACTCGCTTTGGGTCTGACCTCTTGCGATCCAGCTCGCTTGACAGCCGAAGACTTACCAGACGATAGTGATCTCTTGTTGGATCGTCCAGAATACTGGGTCGTGTCGAAGGACGTAGCTTCGAGTCCGCAGCCTGGCGATGAAATTGCCTTCACTGTCACTCACTATGGCGAGGTTCAAATGAGCAAGAACGGGGGACCACCCAATGTGGTCATGCATGTAGATCAGAGTCTCCAACTCTGGGCGTTCGTGGACGTCTACGGTAGTACGCAACGCGTGAGAATGCTCGCGAGCAGGCCCACTTCTCCGCCGAGGCAACGTCAGAGCAATCCTTCCCCAGCGACTATCAttcaacagcaacaacaacagcaacaacaacattCGAACCATAGCAACGCAGCTACCGAACTCTCGAGATTCTCCGAAATGGTCCAGTTCAAGCCAACCGTCGGTGGTGGCACGGTACTCGTCGTGAATCTCCCACCCCAAGGTGGTTACCCAGCACCACCACCGCCTACACCACAACCGATTTATGCGTCCGCCGCTCACAGAAACTCAGCTGCAACGGTATCTCATCTACCGACGTCTTCAGCAGCACCTGTACCTCATCCTGGATCCTCCAGACAATCCTCACCACCGCTCACCGGCACGATGACCAGTACAGGTTCCTCGACCTACGTCGATCCGGTGACTTATCAAAGTCTTGACGGTACTCTCACGTCGCAAGCATCCTCTCATCTTCAACAATGGAGCGAAGGTCTTCAGCCAACGCCAGGTCAACCAAGCGAGTGTTCCATTTGCTACGAGAGGAGTATCGACAGTGTCCTATACATGTGTGGTCACATGTGCATGTGTTATCCTTGCGCCATTCAACAGTGGCGCGGCAAGGGTGGCGGTCATTGCCCTCTCTGTCGTGCACCCATCAAGGATGTTATTCGTATTTATAGGTCCTGA